The Microbaculum marinisediminis genome includes the window CGCTCGCCCAGGTCGATCTCGAACCCGAAGGGGGCGATGACGGTCGGCTCCGGCCGCAGGGTGCAGCGACCGACGACCGGTTTCTTCAGCGGGCGCTGCCCGACGATGATCCGCTTCAGCCGCGCGAGAAGGTCGTCAGTCAACTGGGGATGATGAGGCTCTTGTGCCGCCCAGATACGGTCGAGTTCGAGCTCGATCATGTCGCGGGACGGGTAGAAGTCGTAGAGGACCTTCGTCCCCTCCGCATGGGGTCTGAACCGGACAGCGTCCGGGGTCGCAAAACCGTCTCCGTCGCCCAGCCGGTTGCCGTGCTTGTCGCGCCGGTGTCGGCGCGCCAACAGCTCGCCCAGGGTGCGCGCGCCGCTGTCGGCCAGGGCGGTCTCGAGGGCACGGATTCCGGTCTTCGTCGCGCCCTTTTCGCGGTCGTCGGAATTGGCGATGCGGTTGGACTTGAAACCGCGACGTTGGTTCAGGTGGAAGATCGCCCGGCCGAGTTCGTGCGGCTCGAGCGGCTGATCGAGCGCGGCGGCGCGCAACCAGTAAGGATCGAGCGTCTCGAGGGCCTTCCGCTCGCGCGTGTCCGCGGGCATCAGTCCGGCATCGACGAGCGTCCTCATCAAGCGCTTTTGTCGCCTCAGGAAGCGGTCCCGCCTGCGACGCATGGCGCGCGCGGCACGCCGGTCGCCGGCCAGGGAGGCCTTTGACTGGGGGTCTCGTCCGGCTTCCTCGTTCGGGGTGAGGATACGGACCCCCGCGTCGAGCACGCCGCACGGCTTGCCGCCGGCATCCAGCCGGAGCGCGCACCAGCCGATCGAGTTGGTCCCGAGGTCAAGGCCGAGGCGATACGGGATGGTCATTTCGGTCGCCCCCTTTCGCAAGCTGGTTCGCTGGCAATTGCGAGCGACGGCCCTCAGGACACGCCGAAACGATGTCCGATGGTATCGCAAACAGCGTCTCGCTTACTCAATTAGCGGTTGTCGAAATCCGATTGTCAAACCGGCGCGGACGTGCAGAATGACCTAGGGTGACTTAAGCTAGCCGCTTAGAGATCGAGGGCCACCCGTTAACAAGCACTCTGAAGTGCACAAAATTCTCGTCTTAGAGAATGCGCGGCGGGCTCCGGCCCGCCGTTTGCGTTTACGGATCAGTACAGCGCCGGGTCATCGGCCGAGTGACCTTGAACCGCCCCGGGTTTGTCGCAGGCTTCAACGCCTAGGAAGGTGGAGCCATCATCTGCAAGACGACGAACACGTTCTCCCCGGAAGTGCGCCAGCGTGCGGTGCGCCCGGTTTTGGATCACGAGCATGTAGATCCCTCTCGGTGGGCCGCGATCATGTCGATCGCGTCCAGGATCGGCTGCGCGGGCCAGACGCTGAACGCGTGGGTGAGGAAGGTCTCGTCGATGTCGCGCATCAGTGCGAGGTTCTCCGGGCTCCCGCCGGCCGGCTGGCCGTAGAATGAGGCCCGTGAGATCGAGACCAGTTTGCACTGGCCGCGGGTTGAGAGCCGTTTGTGATCGGGATCAATCGTCATTTTCCTCCGATCCAGGTTCAGCGATCGAAGGCTTTGGCCAGAAAATCGCGCTCGACGACGAGTTGGCCAATCTCGGCGTTGAGAACGTGCCCAGCTAGCACATTCGTCGGACCGTCGAGCAGACCATCCTTCGCAAGGACCTCGCCAGGGGCGCGCTCAAAACGGTTGGTCCGAAATGCCTCGTACTCAATGGCCACGCGATGAGTCTTCTCTCCATCATCATGGCCTCAAGCAGGAAATTCCGGACAGGTGCTTGGAACCGCGCCGGTGTCGGCGCGGTTCCGGTTGGTATCATTCAATTGGCTGCGGCGCGCGCCTCTTCCAGCCAGGCGTTCCACTGATCCTTGTGGCCCGCGATCCAGGCGTCCGCGTGCCGTTCGATGTCGGCCTCGCCGTCCTGGCCATCACGCATCAGGAGATTCTGGGCGCTAATGTCGTTGGCCGATATTTCCATGATCTCGAACAGCTTCGCCGCAGCGGGGTTGGCCTCGGCGAACTCACGGTTCGCGGCGATGCGCTGGTCGTTGGCCTGGAAGCCGTAGTTCGTTCCGTCGGCAAGCGCGGTGTCGACGTCGGTGCGTTCGCCCGGCAGCGAGGAAAACGGGACTTCGATCCAGGTCACATCCTTGCCGGGGACGAGAACGCCCGACACCCAGTATGGGGTCCAGGTGTAGTAGAGGATCGGTTCGCCGTTTTTGTAGCGTGTGATCGTGTCTGCGATAATGGCCGAGTAAGAGCCTTGGTTGTGGGTAACGGTGTCGCGCAGTTCGAACGCATCGAGCTGATGCTCGATGACCTGCTCGCAGCCCCACCCGGGCGTGCAACCGGTAAGGTCGGCCTTGCCGTCACCATCATTGTCGAAAAGCTTGGCGATCTCCGGGTCCTTGAGTTGACCAAGGTTGGTGATGCCGTGCTCGTCAGCTGTCTTCTTGTCGATCAGGTAGCCCTGCAACGCGCCCGGGGAGTAGACACCTTCGCGGTAGATCTTTCCCTTCCCACCGGCTTCCTCGAAGAAGTCTGTGTGCAAGGGGTCCCAATGGTCGGCAAGGAAGGTGCCGTCGCCATTGGCAATCGCGACGTGGGCCGCAGCGTACTCGAGTTCCTTGATGTCCTGGACATCGTACCCGAGTTCTTCCAGCGCCTTCATGACCAGCAGAGTCTGGAAAGTCTCCTCGGCGATAGAGGACTTGAGCGGGATCACCGTAACCCCGTC containing:
- the proX gene encoding glycine betaine/L-proline ABC transporter substrate-binding protein ProX, whose amino-acid sequence is MEQRRSPAGESRESLNLPNQFSCSEAYWISPHVMTGRAPCRGRPETNHWENYDMQHSSHGKTLRRLAASVGLAALVVSGAAVAQEQPGDGVTVIPLKSSIAEETFQTLLVMKALEELGYDVQDIKELEYAAAHVAIANGDGTFLADHWDPLHTDFFEEAGGKGKIYREGVYSPGALQGYLIDKKTADEHGITNLGQLKDPEIAKLFDNDGDGKADLTGCTPGWGCEQVIEHQLDAFELRDTVTHNQGSYSAIIADTITRYKNGEPILYYTWTPYWVSGVLVPGKDVTWIEVPFSSLPGERTDVDTALADGTNYGFQANDQRIAANREFAEANPAAAKLFEIMEISANDISAQNLLMRDGQDGEADIERHADAWIAGHKDQWNAWLEEARAAAN